GCAACTCGGCATCTATGGGGAAGCGCAGGACTACCTGGAACAGGCACTGGCGATTCAGGAGCGCGTGCTGGGCGCCGACCATCCCGACACCGCCATAAGCCTCCTCAACCTGGGCAATGTCGTCGGTGCCCAAGGGCAGTTTGCGGACGCCCAGCGCTTCTTGGAACAGGCGCTGGCGATTCAGGAGCGCGTGCTGGGCGCCGACCATCCCGACACCGCGCAAAGTCTCCACAGGCTTGGCGTGTTCTTCCACGACCAGGGGCGGTATACCGAGGCCCAGGGCTATTATGAGCAGGCATTCGTGATCCGGCAGCGGTTGTTCGGGCCGGAGCATCCCACCATTGCCCATAGCCTCCTCGACCTGGGCAGGGTGCTGTACTACCAAGGGCGGTACAGCGAGGCGCAGGGCTACTTTCTGCAGGCATTCGCGATCCGGCAGCGGGTGCTGGGCGCCGACCATCGCGACACGGCCAACAGTCTCGGCAATCTGGGCTGGGTGCTGTACGACCAAGGGCAGTATCCTGAGGCGCAGGGCTACTTTGAGCAGGCGCTGGCGATCCTGGAGCGGGTACTGGGCGACGACCATCACCTCACCGCCATGAGCCTTGCTTCCCTGGGCATAGTGCTCGGGACCCAAGGACACGCTGCGACAGCCCAACGCTACATCGAACAGGCGCTGGCGATTCAGGAGCGCGTGCTGGGCGCCGACCACCACCTCACCGCCCACAGCCTCCACGCGCTGGGCGTGGTCCTCACGGACCAAGGGCGCTACGCCGAGGCCCAGGACGCCATCGAACAGGCGTTGGCGACGGCGCAGCGCGTCGGCGGTGCCGAGCATCCCGTGACCGCCATGTTCCTCCACGACCTGGGTGCGGTGCTGCGGCGCCAAGGGCGCTACGCGGCAGCGCAGGGCTCCCTGGAACAGGCATTGGCGATCCAGCGGCGGGTGCTGGGCGCCGACCATCCCGACACCGCGAAGAGTCACCAGACCCTCGGCGAGGTCCTCAAGGACCGGGGGCAGTATGCGGAAGCCCAGTGTTCCTTCATGCAAGCGGTGGCGATTCAGGAGCGCGTGCTGGGTCCGAAGCATCCGGATACCGCCCGGAGCCTGCGTGGGCATGGCGAGGTGCTGCATGCGCAGGGCGATCACGCGCAGGCACGGCGCTCTCTGGAGCAGGCGCTGACCATCTTTCTGGAACGGCTCGGCCCCAAGCATCCCGACACGGAGCGGACTCGTCATCGGCTCACTGCCCTCGATGCCGAGCGCACTACTGCTGAACGAGGATCGTAAGCCGCAAGGAACGAAAGCCAGCAACTGACCACTGCCTGCGCGTCGCTGGCTGGGTCCACCGCAGCGGTGCCATGTACAGTGGCGAGCTGCGGCACCCGCAGAGGCAGACGGCGCAGGCACGGCGCTCCCGTGAGCGCGTTGACGATCTTCGCACAGCGGCTGGGCCCGTACCATCCCGACACCAACCAGACTACCATACCACCCCCATCCTGTCCGCATGGATGCGTCATTCATATCTTCTTTTGTCACGTTTTTGCTATTGCTATATTAATAAATAATATATTGACAATTGTAACTTATCATGTTATAATCGTGAGGAGTTATTGAACAGAAGGATGGACACGCATGGCCGACCACGCTTCCACCCAACCCGTCACGCAGCCGACAGCCCCACGGTTTCGCGCTCGTCCACTCCTTGGCGACATCCGGGTCATCATCACGACCATCGCCCGGCTCGCGCTGCGGAAAACGATTCTGCTGCCTGGCGGGCTGGTCTGGCGGGAGAGCGCGATCCTGCTGGTGCTGATCGACCATGCCGAGCGAACCGGCGGCGATCCTGAGATCCTGCGCCAGGCCCGCTCGGTCCACCGGCGCTTGCTCCACCTGCAGGGCCAGCGCCGCACTGTTCACGAGCGGCCCATCTCGTCCCGAACGTTCCCATCAGCGTAGGAGACCCGGCGATGAGCACGCAGCACCACCATCGTGCGTTTACCGGACGCACCGGCTTGCTGCTGGCGGCCCTCGCCTC
Above is a window of Herpetosiphonaceae bacterium DNA encoding:
- a CDS encoding tetratricopeptide repeat protein, with the translated sequence QLACEFVHRYGQYFHGGVFWLSFADSAAVSAEVAACGGDRGMRLHAAFDQLPLDKQVQLVQAAWERPLPRLLVFDNCEDAALVAQWRPTHGGCRILLTSRRQHWDPTLGVRPLPLDVLPRADSLRLLRTFRPDLPADHPDLDAVAELLGDLPLALHLAGSFLAKYRHALTPAQYLTRLQTPTILDDRSLQAAGLSPTQHVQHVARTFARSYERLDPGEPADALARTLLAHAACLAPGEPIPRWFLLNTLELRDDDPDGILVAEDALTRLIDLGLLAADAAGNLRMHRLLVAFVRAVLGHDAAQAAVEATLLRVVNAVNEQRDPRRLLALQLQLRFLTEVAQPRADARTAALCTALGVHLRQLGIYGEAQDYLEQALAIQERVLGADHPDTAISLLNLGNVVGAQGQFADAQRFLEQALAIQERVLGADHPDTAQSLHRLGVFFHDQGRYTEAQGYYEQAFVIRQRLFGPEHPTIAHSLLDLGRVLYYQGRYSEAQGYFLQAFAIRQRVLGADHRDTANSLGNLGWVLYDQGQYPEAQGYFEQALAILERVLGDDHHLTAMSLASLGIVLGTQGHAATAQRYIEQALAIQERVLGADHHLTAHSLHALGVVLTDQGRYAEAQDAIEQALATAQRVGGAEHPVTAMFLHDLGAVLRRQGRYAAAQGSLEQALAIQRRVLGADHPDTAKSHQTLGEVLKDRGQYAEAQCSFMQAVAIQERVLGPKHPDTARSLRGHGEVLHAQGDHAQARRSLEQALTIFLERLGPKHPDTERTRHRLTALDAERTTAERGS